A single genomic interval of Acetobacteraceae bacterium harbors:
- a CDS encoding FAD-binding domain-containing protein yields MIRLWQKGQTGIPIIDAGMRQLWQTGWMHNRVRMIVGSFSPNIC; encoded by the coding sequence ATGATCCGCCTCTGGCAGAAGGGCCAGACGGGCATACCCATTATCGATGCGGGCATGCGCCAATTATGGCAGACAGGCTGGATGCATAATCGCGTGCGGATGATTGTCGGCTCCTTCTCACCAAACATCTGCTGA
- a CDS encoding FAD-binding domain-containing protein, which yields MLTKWQEGETWFWDTLVDADAASNAMNWQWVAGSGIDAAPYFRILNPALQGEKFDGQGDYVRHLVPEIAKLPNAYVQHPWDAPEDVLKEAQITLGKDYSKPCIDIKEGRARAMKAFEDL from the coding sequence CTGCTGACAAAATGGCAGGAGGGGGAGACGTGGTTCTGGGATACGCTAGTCGATGCGGACGCGGCCTCAAATGCGATGAATTGGCAATGGGTTGCAGGTTCAGGGATCGACGCGGCGCCTTATTTCCGCATCCTCAACCCGGCCCTTCAGGGCGAAAAATTTGACGGTCAGGGTGATTATGTCCGCCATTTAGTGCCTGAGATCGCAAAACTTCCGAATGCGTACGTCCAGCATCCCTGGGATGCGCCGGAAGATGTCCTCAAGGAAGCGCAGATCACATTGGGGAAAGATTACTCAAAGCCGTGCATTGACATCAAGGAAGGGCGCGCCCGCGCCATGAAAGCCTTCGAAGATCTGTGA
- a CDS encoding deoxyribodipyrimidine photo-lyase, with protein MARSMVLFRDDLRLADHPALSKACKDKRDIICLLMLDKGSKIRPMGGAARWWLHDAIASLRASLRQHHGDLLIVEGDAREIVPHLARHFEISDVYAHYRYGPAERDIDASIGKALGRDDIGFHQYHAAVLCPPENIKNGAGQAFKVFSAFWRAIADKRNRGKARFQSEIAWRDFAIYNLLHSPDMTTANLPPNSITWRGGMSRK; from the coding sequence TTGGCTAGATCCATGGTGCTTTTCCGGGATGATCTTCGTCTCGCCGACCACCCGGCGCTCAGTAAAGCCTGCAAAGATAAACGCGACATTATCTGCCTCCTCATGCTGGATAAAGGCTCGAAAATCCGTCCGATGGGCGGGGCGGCGCGCTGGTGGCTGCATGATGCGATTGCGTCACTGCGCGCTTCGCTCCGTCAACACCATGGCGACTTGCTGATCGTTGAAGGAGATGCGCGGGAGATCGTGCCGCATCTTGCACGCCATTTTGAAATTTCGGACGTCTATGCGCATTATCGTTACGGCCCGGCGGAGCGCGATATCGATGCGTCCATCGGTAAGGCGCTCGGGCGGGACGATATCGGATTTCATCAATATCACGCGGCGGTTCTCTGCCCGCCTGAAAATATTAAAAATGGCGCGGGGCAGGCTTTCAAGGTGTTTTCAGCCTTTTGGCGCGCCATTGCGGATAAACGCAATCGGGGGAAGGCGCGCTTTCAGTCAGAAATCGCCTGGCGGGACTTCGCCATTTATAATCTGCTCCATAGCCCCGATATGACGACGGCAAATCTGCCCCCCAATTCAATCACATGGCGTGGCGGCATGAGCCGAAAATGA